Proteins from a genomic interval of Chanodichthys erythropterus isolate Z2021 chromosome 8, ASM2448905v1, whole genome shotgun sequence:
- the LOC137024522 gene encoding sialic acid-binding Ig-like lectin 7 translates to MDIRTAEKIILLIFLLKGVCCRDFSISLTEKIEALSGSSVIIKCTFEIKDKYLTESNATGFWLKDGTDQTKNRVFNSRDSKPDHFKGKINGKLHEKSCTTIFYDVSSNHAGKYYFRIESGTLKYTYTETTGNISTINVIESPPKPTVKLYVVQDQEEVLEGSSVSLRCSAETLCSSPPPTLTWSSTPRIPLSESSRQQELISDLNFTAAHRHHRITFTCTITYQILDKNKTAQDNITLHVQYAPKISLSSSCNGTDVIECFCEVHGNPSPELEWHLSGRPVTNSSDTFISEERLSSTVLRSSITLHQSLTNTSLQCVGNNTRGTERKLFQLNLSPLQCTEYQQVTVSLLIILMLILVLYALTVGLGIYKIRQLSTKLKVSLLCYKAWM, encoded by the exons ATGGATATCCGGACAGCAGAGAAAATAATTCTacttatttttctgttgaaag GTGTTTGTTGTAGAGATTTCAGCATTAGTCTGACAGAGAAGATTGAAGCTCTCAGTGGATCATCTGTGATCATAAAGTGCACATTTGAGATTAAGGACAAATACCTCACTGAGAGTAATGCTACAGGATTTTGGCTCAAAGATGGAACTGATCAGACTAAAAATCGGGTGTTTAACTCCAGAGATTCCAAACCTGATCACTTTAAAgggaaaataaatggaaaactaCATGAGAAGAGCTGCACCACTATCTTTTATGATGTTAGTTCAAATCATGCTGGTAAATATTACTTCAGGATTGAGAGTGGTACTCTGAAATACACCTACACTGAAACAACTGGAAACATTTCCACTATAAATGTCATTG AGTCTCCCCCCAAACCCACAGTGAAGCTGTATGTGGTTCAGGATCAGGAGGAGGTGTTGGAGGGGAGCTCTGTGAGTCTGCGCTGCTCTGCTGAGACTCTCTGCTCCTCTCCTCCACCAACTCTCACATGGAGCTCCACTCCCAGAATCCCCCTCAGTGAGAGCAGCAGACAACAGGAGCTCATCTCTGATCTGAACTTCACTGCTGCTCACCGTCACCACAGAATCACTTTCACCTGCACTATAACCTACCAGATACTGGACAAGAACAAAACAGCACAGGACAACATCACATTACATGTTCAGT atgCCCCTAAAATCTCTCTCTCCTCCAGTTGTAACGGAACTGATGTAATTGAATGTTTCTGTGAGGTTCATGGGAATCCCTCTCCTGAACTGGAGTGGCATCTGTCTGGACGTCCTGTCACTAACTCTTCAGACACGTTCATCAGTGAAGAGCGATTGAGCAGCACAGTCTTGAGGAGCTCCATCACTCTACATCagtcactcacaaacacatctcTGCAGTGTGTCGGCAACAACACTCGTGGCACTGAAAGAAAACTGTTTCAACTGAATCTCTCTCCATTGCAGTGTACAG AATATCAACAGGTTACAGTTTCCCTCCTGATCATATTAATGCTGATTCTGGTTTTGTATGCTCTGACTGTTGGACTTGGAATCTACAAAATTAGACA ATTGTCCACCAAGCTGAAGGTGAGTCTTCTTTGTTATAAGGCCTGGATGTAG